A window of Solanum stenotomum isolate F172 chromosome 3, ASM1918654v1, whole genome shotgun sequence contains these coding sequences:
- the LOC125857517 gene encoding lipid phosphate phosphatase gamma, whose translation MSHHPLKAVTLTHVRYRKGDQLGHFLAWVSLVPVFISLGGFISHFIFRRELQGMFFAIGLIISQFINEIIKKSVQQARPETCALLEMCDSHGWPSSHSQYMFFFAVYFTLLTYKKLGLIFRNQLLVAVVLVWPLAVLTMYSRVYLGYHTVAQVFAGAALGAVLGWGWFWIVNNVLSGLFPAIEESAFGRFFYVKDTSHIPNVLRFEYENARSAKKHPSYKRAD comes from the coding sequence ATGTCTCATCATCCATTGAAGGCAGTGACACTTACCCATGTTAGATACAGAAAGGGTGATCAATTAGGCCATTTCTTAGCGTGGGTTTCATTGGTTCCTGTATTTATAAGCCTTGGTGGTTTCATTTCTCACTTCATTTTTCGTAGAGAGCTTCAAGGTATGTTCTTTGCAATTGGGCTTATCATTTCTCAGTTTATCAATGAAATTATCAAGAAATCAGTTCAGCAAGCCCGACCCGAAACTTGTGCACTTCTTGAAATGTGTGATTCTCATGGATGGCCTTCTAGTCATTCCCAATACATGTTTTTCTTTGCTGTGTATTTTACTCTATTGACTTATAAGAAATTGGGGCTAATTTTTAGAAATCAGTTGTTGGTTGCGGTTGTTTTGGTTTGGCCATTGGCGGTTTTGACGATGTATTCGAGGGTGTATTTGGGTTATCATACGGTTGCACAGGTGTTTGCTGGTGCTGCTTTGGGGGCTGTGCTTGGTTGGGGTTGGTTTTGGATTGTTAACAATGTGCTCAGTGGTTTATTTCCTGCTATTGAAGAGAGTGCTTTCGGGAGGTTCTTTTATGTTAAGGACACTTCTCATATTCCTAATGTTCTGAGATTTGAGTATGAGAATGCAAGGTCTGCGAAGAAACACCCGTCCTACAAGCGTGCTGATTGA